Proteins encoded within one genomic window of Neorhizobium galegae bv. orientalis str. HAMBI 540:
- a CDS encoding TetR/AcrR family transcriptional regulator yields the protein MPGIMIPQGRTGTEVEMWRERVLDVAEEHFRRIGYQKTSVADIASCLGMSSANVYRFFPSRAAINECICDRFVEQTIHLAAAVARQDAPAHDRLRRLFNLLYEERRRKLIQDKHVHDLIVAATTENWPIMSVHCSRLLTIVREIIEEGAEAGDLTVNDAVGAARSAMNAFSSFYHPVLVEARLREPEIARQDEVDQQINFILSALGG from the coding sequence GTGCCAGGTATCATGATCCCACAGGGCCGCACGGGCACCGAAGTCGAGATGTGGCGCGAGCGTGTACTTGATGTGGCGGAAGAGCACTTTCGCCGCATCGGTTACCAGAAGACATCTGTAGCCGACATAGCGTCATGCCTGGGGATGAGCAGTGCCAATGTTTACCGTTTCTTCCCATCAAGGGCGGCTATTAACGAGTGTATCTGCGACCGATTCGTTGAGCAGACTATTCATCTGGCCGCCGCTGTCGCTCGGCAAGATGCGCCAGCCCACGATAGGCTCAGGAGACTTTTCAATCTTCTCTACGAGGAGAGAAGAAGGAAGCTCATCCAGGACAAGCACGTCCATGACCTGATTGTCGCGGCAACGACAGAAAACTGGCCGATCATGAGCGTCCATTGCAGTCGTCTCCTGACAATTGTCCGGGAGATTATCGAAGAAGGAGCTGAAGCAGGCGACCTTACAGTCAATGATGCAGTTGGAGCCGCCCGAAGTGCGATGAACGCTTTCTCGTCGTTTTATCACCCGGTTCTTGTCGAGGCTCGGCTTCGAGAACCCGAGATCGCTAGACAGGATGAAGTTGATCAGCAGATCAACTTCATCCTGTCAGCTCTGGGCGGGTGA
- a CDS encoding MBL fold metallo-hydrolase, translating into MKSTRVIVNRRRSFALAAGICSLLFGPPPLNASEGSSVADNFRKAFEAAGTQHFNLYNMLCPRIENANAGKIAQPKEARKDSIEKAVSAKVFDNLYYVGEYAFWESSASSWVVDTGEGIVLIDTLNPDSGPILIEKGLREQGLDPQNIKYIVVGHAHGDHYGGARYLQDKYGARIMMSAAEWDFLAKDKRDPAQKPRKDMVIKDGETFRLGSASFSFYVTPGHTPGTVSTIFIVKDGPKERKVAQWGGTGFGFGGAEGDEKLNWFKTYVQSAERFKNVIRESGADVLIANHPGLDNTVEKNAALSQPSGRDSNPWVIGNDRVVAYVQTAQSCAAAGLAAYQ; encoded by the coding sequence ATGAAATCGACGCGGGTGATCGTGAACCGTAGAAGGAGCTTCGCTCTAGCGGCGGGAATATGCAGTCTCTTGTTCGGGCCGCCGCCGCTGAACGCAAGTGAAGGCAGCAGCGTTGCTGACAACTTCCGGAAAGCCTTTGAAGCCGCTGGGACGCAGCACTTCAATCTTTACAACATGCTTTGCCCTCGCATCGAAAATGCGAATGCGGGGAAAATTGCCCAGCCCAAGGAAGCGCGTAAGGACTCCATCGAAAAAGCCGTATCGGCGAAGGTCTTCGACAACCTGTATTACGTGGGCGAGTACGCCTTCTGGGAAAGTTCTGCTTCCTCATGGGTCGTAGACACGGGAGAGGGAATTGTCCTCATTGACACACTCAATCCTGACTCCGGTCCCATTCTTATCGAGAAAGGATTGAGGGAACAGGGACTCGACCCTCAAAATATCAAGTACATTGTAGTCGGTCATGCGCATGGTGATCACTACGGCGGTGCCCGCTATCTCCAAGATAAGTATGGCGCACGTATCATGATGTCCGCCGCCGAGTGGGATTTCCTAGCTAAGGATAAGCGTGATCCCGCTCAGAAGCCAAGGAAGGACATGGTGATCAAGGACGGCGAGACCTTTCGCCTCGGTTCGGCTTCCTTCTCCTTTTATGTGACTCCAGGTCATACCCCGGGAACGGTATCTACGATTTTCATCGTCAAGGACGGACCGAAGGAGCGGAAAGTCGCTCAGTGGGGTGGAACTGGCTTCGGCTTTGGTGGAGCCGAAGGAGATGAGAAGCTCAACTGGTTCAAAACCTATGTCCAGTCAGCCGAAAGGTTCAAGAACGTCATCAGGGAAAGCGGGGCTGACGTTCTCATAGCAAATCATCCCGGCCTCGATAACACGGTGGAGAAGAATGCAGCGCTTAGCCAGCCGTCCGGACGGGATAGCAATCCTTGGGTGATCGGCAATGACCGGGTCGTAGCATATGTGCAAACAGCGCAGTCCTGCGCTGCCGCCGGGCTTGCTGCATATCAATAA
- a CDS encoding NADPH-dependent F420 reductase, whose translation MKIGIIGIGHIGGTLARKLASAGHEVRVANSKGADAVRPFADEIGVAAADTKGAIYGADLVILSIPLLAIENLPKDLFKDLPANVPVIDTSNYYPGLRDPQIADLDAGEVESVWVSRQIGRPIIKAFNNILAYSLAELGQPEGAVGRLAVAVAGDDAAAKKIVMAIVNEVGFDPVDGGPLAESWRQQPLTPGYCCDFDASTMRKALDAAAKGEAPTRWSIFKSKMAALRPDSTHADRIAMNRSFVPLH comes from the coding sequence ATGAAAATCGGTATCATCGGAATTGGCCATATCGGCGGCACTCTCGCCCGCAAGCTTGCATCGGCAGGCCATGAGGTCAGGGTGGCGAACTCCAAGGGCGCGGATGCCGTCAGGCCATTCGCCGACGAGATTGGAGTCGCTGCTGCGGACACGAAAGGAGCCATCTACGGCGCGGACCTTGTCATTCTTTCCATTCCGCTTCTCGCCATCGAAAACCTGCCGAAGGACCTCTTCAAGGACCTGCCCGCCAACGTCCCCGTCATAGATACCAGCAACTACTATCCGGGTCTGCGCGACCCGCAGATCGCCGACCTCGATGCAGGCGAGGTCGAGAGCGTCTGGGTCTCCAGACAGATCGGTCGCCCTATCATCAAGGCCTTCAACAACATCCTCGCATATTCCCTGGCGGAACTGGGCCAGCCCGAGGGTGCGGTCGGTCGACTGGCCGTGGCGGTCGCGGGAGACGACGCCGCCGCGAAGAAGATCGTCATGGCAATCGTAAACGAGGTCGGGTTCGACCCGGTCGACGGCGGACCGCTCGCTGAATCCTGGAGGCAGCAGCCGTTGACGCCGGGCTACTGCTGCGACTTCGACGCATCCACCATGCGCAAGGCGCTCGATGCTGCGGCGAAGGGTGAAGCACCCACAAGATGGTCCATATTTAAGAGCAAGATGGCGGCGCTTCGGCCAGACTCGACTCATGCGGACCGCATTGCAATGAACCGCTCGTTCGTCCCACTTCATTAA
- a CDS encoding winged helix-turn-helix transcriptional regulator, giving the protein MAQEREWRCGDPQQQRKWADATTDAVRVLEGKWKIVIICQLFGTKEALRFSELERRCEGVNQKMLIQQLKELEKDGIVTRTVYPQVPPKVEYALTEMGKALGPSMAELIDWAIMRRDRMATEVRL; this is encoded by the coding sequence ATGGCCCAGGAACGGGAGTGGAGATGTGGAGACCCGCAGCAGCAACGCAAATGGGCGGACGCGACGACGGACGCCGTGCGGGTACTCGAAGGTAAATGGAAGATCGTCATCATCTGCCAACTGTTCGGGACCAAGGAGGCGCTGCGCTTTTCCGAACTCGAACGGCGGTGCGAAGGGGTGAACCAGAAGATGCTCATCCAGCAATTGAAGGAGCTGGAGAAGGACGGGATCGTAACCCGTACCGTCTATCCCCAGGTGCCGCCGAAGGTAGAATATGCATTGACCGAGATGGGCAAGGCCCTGGGGCCGTCGATGGCCGAACTCATCGACTGGGCCATCATGCGCAGGGATCGGATGGCAACGGAAGTCCGGCTGTGA
- a CDS encoding aminotransferase class III-fold pyridoxal phosphate-dependent enzyme has translation MLITDVSAAANRRAQRVMSMGNTRSSAFATPYPIYLASGEGAYVMDMDGNRYLDFQNNFTALIHGYGYGHADVTSALLA, from the coding sequence ATGCTGATCACCGACGTCTCCGCGGCTGCAAACCGGCGGGCGCAGCGCGTCATGTCCATGGGAAACACAAGAAGCTCCGCATTTGCGACGCCATATCCCATCTATCTCGCATCAGGCGAGGGAGCCTATGTCATGGACATGGATGGAAATCGTTATCTCGACTTCCAGAACAACTTCACCGCCCTGATCCATGGTTATGGTTATGGTCATGCCGACGTCACGAGCGCATTGCTGGCGTAA
- a CDS encoding aminotransferase class III-fold pyridoxal phosphate-dependent enzyme codes for MRFTNTGSEAVMMTIKAARALTGRTLVAKCEGAYHGNYDAVEINVSAPPTRWTDGCGGAALSTTD; via the coding sequence GTGCGCTTCACCAACACCGGTTCCGAAGCGGTGATGATGACCATCAAGGCTGCAAGGGCTTTGACCGGTCGGACGCTGGTGGCAAAATGCGAGGGCGCCTATCACGGGAACTACGACGCAGTCGAAATCAACGTCTCCGCGCCGCCAACCCGCTGGACCGATGGCTGTGGGGGTGCAGCCTTGAGCACGACGGATTAA
- a CDS encoding aminotransferase class III-fold pyridoxal phosphate-dependent enzyme → MENSERILSAAGCDLAAALIDLLPSRAGLVQITPEYLAYLRRWTSARSALLISDEVLSFRLGYTGAFGESSIKPDITAFGKIIGGGLPIGAVAGGSDVMKVFAPLGKRPHVAHSGTFTANPMTMVAGLAAMAAMTKDEFRRINQVGDDARRVLADAFRSAGVTGAVTGTGSLFRIFIGAGKISSYTDAHLASRHSATLGDVIRHMRDRGGLISQVGLGAISTPMTPTDIGMLAARRPARGGPQIPCEKRGRSR, encoded by the coding sequence ATCGAAAATAGCGAACGCATCCTCTCCGCTGCCGGATGCGACCTCGCTGCCGCGCTGATCGACCTCCTGCCCTCCCGTGCCGGCCTCGTTCAGATCACTCCGGAATATCTTGCCTATCTGAGACGATGGACGTCAGCCCGATCCGCTCTTCTGATCTCCGACGAGGTGTTGAGCTTCAGGCTCGGGTACACCGGGGCCTTCGGCGAAAGCTCGATCAAGCCCGACATAACCGCCTTCGGCAAAATCATCGGCGGTGGTCTTCCCATAGGTGCGGTCGCGGGCGGCAGCGATGTGATGAAGGTCTTTGCGCCATTGGGCAAACGACCGCATGTCGCGCATTCAGGCACGTTCACAGCCAATCCGATGACCATGGTGGCGGGCCTGGCTGCGATGGCCGCGATGACGAAGGACGAGTTTCGGCGCATCAATCAAGTCGGTGACGATGCGCGACGCGTGCTCGCCGATGCGTTTCGAAGCGCGGGCGTGACCGGGGCGGTCACCGGCACCGGATCGCTGTTTCGCATCTTCATCGGTGCCGGTAAAATCTCAAGTTATACCGACGCCCATCTCGCCTCGCGCCATTCAGCTACGCTCGGCGACGTTATCAGGCACATGCGCGATCGCGGCGGTCTGATTTCGCAAGTCGGCCTTGGGGCGATTTCGACTCCGATGACGCCGACGGACATCGGCATGCTCGCGGCAAGACGCCCTGCGCGCGGCGGCCCGCAGATCCCATGCGAGAAAAGAGGGCGCAGCCGATGA
- a CDS encoding GNAT family N-acetyltransferase — protein sequence MNLETERLFMRSVTARDGDALHRLHTDPLVVELIMQGKPLTRAESDARLNLYLDEGIAMAMASGYFISVSRTVT from the coding sequence ATGAACCTTGAGACCGAACGGCTGTTCATGCGGTCGGTGACCGCCCGCGATGGCGACGCGCTGCACCGCCTTCATACCGATCCGCTTGTCGTTGAACTTATCATGCAGGGCAAACCGCTGACGCGGGCCGAATCTGACGCTCGTCTCAATCTCTATCTCGATGAAGGGATCGCTATGGCTATGGCTTCTGGATACTTTATCTCCGTGAGCCGAACGGTGACCTGA
- a CDS encoding GNAT family N-acetyltransferase, which translates to MTFVGRAGLRRYDENDVEVGVCLFGFSSGKGIAGESLGAAIEFGFRRLPLRRLVCVVRPTNIRSQNAMLRLGFSFAGMTEHLGAVFRFYEMQRPGKFAL; encoded by the coding sequence CTGACCTTCGTTGGTCGCGCGGGGCTGCGCCGATATGACGAAAACGATGTCGAGGTGGGTGTCTGCCTGTTCGGGTTTTCCTCCGGCAAGGGTATCGCCGGAGAAAGTCTTGGAGCCGCGATCGAGTTCGGCTTTCGACGCCTTCCTCTGCGCCGGCTGGTTTGCGTCGTCAGGCCGACGAACATCCGGTCTCAGAACGCCATGCTGCGGCTGGGATTTTCGTTCGCCGGCATGACCGAACACCTTGGGGCGGTCTTTCGCTTTTATGAGATGCAACGACCCGGCAAATTTGCACTGTGA
- a CDS encoding nucleotidyltransferase family protein, whose product MNRTDAIQKLQQRADAVKGMGATAMYLFGSTVRDEAHASSDLDLFIDYDPAKRFSLLDLVGIKQFLEEELAVEIDVTTRSSLHPMLRTDIEKSAIRVF is encoded by the coding sequence ATGAACAGAACAGACGCCATTCAGAAGCTCCAGCAGCGTGCCGATGCCGTGAAAGGCATGGGCGCAACGGCCATGTATCTTTTCGGATCGACCGTCCGCGACGAAGCCCATGCGTCAAGCGATCTCGACCTGTTCATCGATTATGATCCTGCCAAACGGTTCTCGCTCCTCGATCTGGTTGGGATCAAGCAGTTCCTCGAGGAAGAGCTTGCAGTGGAGATCGACGTTACGACGCGCAGCAGCTTGCATCCGATGCTGCGGACAGATATCGAGAAATCAGCCATTCGTGTCTTCTGA
- a CDS encoding HepT-like ribonuclease domain-containing protein, giving the protein MVKRKVGPVLAEILEAIEGIQTHTTGKSLAEFERDWLLRLGTQRALEIVSEACRHIPDELLNLAPDVPWKKIRGIGNVLRHEYHKIADDVIWVVVMENVPPLKAAIKTIQQSVGDEDRS; this is encoded by the coding sequence ATGGTCAAGCGCAAGGTCGGGCCAGTTCTGGCTGAAATCCTGGAAGCCATCGAAGGCATTCAAACCCACACGACTGGAAAGTCCTTGGCGGAGTTCGAACGCGATTGGCTGCTGCGCCTTGGCACCCAACGGGCGCTGGAAATTGTATCTGAAGCCTGCCGTCACATTCCCGATGAGCTGTTGAACCTTGCTCCCGACGTTCCATGGAAGAAGATTCGCGGTATCGGCAATGTCTTGCGCCACGAATACCATAAGATCGCGGATGACGTGATTTGGGTGGTGGTGATGGAAAACGTCCCGCCACTGAAAGCGGCCATCAAAACCATCCAGCAGTCGGTTGGCGACGAGGACCGGTCATGA
- a CDS encoding FMN-dependent NADH-azoreductase codes for MTTIFRLDASIRRVGSRSRALASTLEGSIRAQLAELDVVRRDVGLSPLPATAWALAVQAGPKAPSERTTEEVEAAALATELADEMLAADAFVFSVPLYNYAVSQHAKAWIDLLVTEPRFTVKVPSPISKRPAYLISARGGAYGPGMPKEGWDHATPWLRRIFEDNWGLDLQLIDVELTLADVNPAMASLRDLAASNLKEAHAAAKQAGERLAARLTKALASELGQA; via the coding sequence TTGACGACGATTTTTCGTTTGGATGCAAGCATTCGTCGCGTCGGCTCTCGAAGCCGCGCTCTAGCTTCAACGCTCGAGGGCTCTATACGAGCGCAACTGGCAGAGTTGGACGTCGTGAGGCGGGACGTTGGCCTTTCACCCCTGCCTGCAACAGCTTGGGCCCTTGCCGTGCAGGCTGGTCCAAAGGCGCCCAGCGAACGCACGACGGAGGAGGTGGAGGCGGCAGCGCTGGCAACCGAATTGGCCGATGAGATGCTGGCAGCAGATGCCTTCGTTTTTTCGGTTCCGCTCTACAATTACGCGGTTTCGCAACACGCTAAGGCGTGGATTGACCTTCTGGTCACCGAACCGCGTTTCACCGTTAAGGTGCCATCTCCGATCTCGAAGCGTCCCGCCTATCTGATCTCAGCGCGTGGAGGCGCGTACGGCCCTGGCATGCCGAAGGAAGGCTGGGACCACGCGACGCCCTGGCTTAGGCGCATCTTTGAAGACAACTGGGGATTGGACCTCCAACTCATCGATGTCGAGCTGACCCTCGCTGATGTTAATCCCGCTATGGCCTCTTTGCGGGACCTCGCGGCGTCTAATCTTAAGGAGGCGCACGCCGCCGCCAAGCAAGCGGGAGAACGGCTGGCGGCGCGACTTACAAAAGCGCTGGCGTCTGAGCTTGGGCAAGCGTGA
- a CDS encoding alpha/beta fold hydrolase codes for MTFVDRNKSLKQTFVETNGVKLNVVEEGEGPAVLFVHGFPDGWRGWRRQMAAVAAAGYRAISFDTRGYGDSSKPEDAALYTVLYHVGDLVGILTELGIERATLVGHDFGATVSWSAAVMRPDLFDAVFGLSVPPVLPGAGPSMLEMLKAAGKEGAFYMFRHMKPEADQEWADAATTFPGALYWMSGLPDASEAWGPMDPSKDMHRPSPIGIPPFADREDAETMIAGFQRDGFHGPLNIYRGMQPYFDQAKAFAGAKIQQPALFAYGTSDSMLKLRALNEEDFKPAVPNLQGFLPLEGVGHWPQLEASEAVNEALVAFLKKRKA; via the coding sequence ATGACTTTCGTGGATCGGAATAAATCGCTGAAGCAGACCTTTGTAGAAACCAATGGCGTCAAGCTGAACGTTGTCGAGGAAGGCGAGGGGCCGGCTGTGCTGTTCGTCCACGGCTTTCCTGACGGATGGCGGGGCTGGCGCCGGCAGATGGCGGCAGTCGCGGCCGCGGGTTACCGCGCGATATCGTTCGATACGCGTGGCTACGGCGATAGCTCCAAGCCTGAAGACGCCGCGCTTTACACGGTTCTCTACCATGTTGGAGACCTTGTCGGCATCCTCACGGAACTCGGGATCGAGCGCGCTACCCTGGTCGGCCACGACTTCGGTGCGACGGTGAGCTGGAGCGCGGCGGTGATGCGTCCGGATCTGTTTGACGCGGTCTTCGGCCTCAGTGTCCCTCCGGTGCTACCGGGTGCGGGGCCCAGCATGCTCGAAATGCTGAAGGCCGCCGGCAAGGAGGGAGCCTTTTATATGTTCCGCCACATGAAGCCGGAGGCCGACCAGGAGTGGGCGGATGCGGCCACGACTTTCCCGGGCGCTCTCTATTGGATGTCGGGGTTGCCCGATGCTTCCGAAGCATGGGGGCCGATGGACCCAAGCAAAGATATGCACCGGCCATCCCCGATCGGCATCCCGCCCTTCGCTGACCGTGAGGACGCCGAGACGATGATCGCAGGCTTCCAGCGTGATGGCTTCCACGGCCCACTGAATATCTATCGCGGCATGCAGCCCTATTTCGACCAAGCAAAAGCATTCGCCGGGGCGAAGATCCAACAGCCAGCCCTCTTTGCGTATGGCACATCAGACAGCATGCTTAAGCTGCGAGCTTTGAACGAGGAAGATTTCAAGCCGGCCGTTCCAAACCTCCAGGGGTTCCTACCACTTGAGGGCGTCGGGCACTGGCCTCAGCTCGAGGCGTCTGAGGCAGTGAACGAGGCGCTGGTCGCCTTTCTCAAGAAGAGGAAGGCTTGA
- a CDS encoding enoyl-CoA hydratase/isomerase family protein: MSSFRFEQHGAVGKLILLGDADSEPGSDFPSSLRAAVRQAYASDIRVLHLTSASGNVAVADDLGAIGDKGSKFLEAFAADILASIRLIEELPVPTVASVAGMALGGGFELLLAFDFLVVAESAMLVLPEVSVGGIPMAGAVQRLADRVGKTLATRFVLLSEPIFGKVAVDLGIATHSAPDGKLEEVSDELVRHLATGPTLAYGKARTLIRTWATGGVSAADIISTQLGAGILDTKDGAEGMAIAVAAVRKHEPIPKIQFSGK; encoded by the coding sequence ATGAGTTCGTTCCGCTTCGAGCAACACGGTGCGGTGGGCAAACTGATCTTGCTCGGTGATGCAGACAGCGAGCCAGGGTCCGACTTTCCCTCGTCGCTGCGGGCCGCCGTTCGCCAGGCATATGCAAGCGACATCCGCGTCCTTCACTTGACGTCCGCGTCCGGCAACGTCGCCGTGGCAGACGATCTGGGCGCCATCGGTGACAAGGGCTCGAAATTTCTCGAAGCGTTTGCGGCTGACATCCTGGCTTCGATCCGTCTCATCGAGGAACTGCCCGTCCCCACGGTTGCTTCGGTAGCAGGGATGGCCCTGGGCGGCGGTTTCGAACTGCTCCTGGCGTTCGATTTCCTGGTCGTCGCAGAGTCGGCGATGCTCGTCCTCCCGGAAGTGTCGGTCGGCGGCATTCCAATGGCAGGCGCGGTGCAGCGGCTCGCCGATCGCGTCGGCAAAACACTCGCTACTCGCTTCGTCCTGCTTTCGGAGCCAATTTTCGGAAAGGTCGCAGTCGATCTGGGTATCGCAACCCATTCAGCCCCTGACGGCAAGTTGGAGGAGGTCTCCGACGAACTCGTGCGGCATCTCGCGACAGGGCCGACCCTTGCGTACGGCAAGGCGCGTACGCTCATCCGCACTTGGGCTACCGGTGGCGTCTCGGCTGCCGACATCATCTCCACCCAGCTCGGCGCTGGCATCCTCGACACCAAAGACGGCGCAGAGGGAATGGCCATTGCAGTCGCGGCTGTACGGAAACATGAGCCGATTCCGAAGATCCAGTTCTCCGGGAAGTAA
- a CDS encoding TetR/AcrR family transcriptional regulator, with amino-acid sequence MARPRAFEESEVLDRAADVFGRRGYDGSTMAELTAAMGLNSPSIYAAFGSKRGLFDAVLGRCSAREDEHWEWALTAPTAEEVVKRLLTTSPAQESSRILVHAGLAMGSENADIPAALLHRRQSAELKLRDRFEKAKRSGELPVDADASGLASYVTSVLGGLAMKAAGGAPHDDLREGAEQAMAAWRAISDVAAAASASTRGSTPADQLREPRKFSADAALDAAMKVFWTKGFAGASLNDLTEAMGITRPSLYAAFGNKEALFFKALELYQSLRGDYMARALQSPTARGVFEAILRGTLRTQLAEGQPRGCLMVLNSMPGGDEAQVIRNEILRRQAVGRDLLAARFERAKIEGDLLPTVNIDGLVRFVQSMMNGILMQGAAGASRSELEGLVESSLAMWTASARLPISKD; translated from the coding sequence ATGGCCCGCCCCCGCGCGTTCGAAGAAAGCGAAGTGCTAGATCGCGCGGCGGACGTCTTCGGTCGCCGGGGCTACGACGGCTCAACCATGGCGGAACTGACGGCCGCAATGGGCTTGAACTCTCCCAGCATCTACGCGGCTTTCGGAAGCAAGCGCGGGCTTTTCGACGCTGTTCTCGGCCGCTGTAGTGCGCGCGAGGACGAGCACTGGGAGTGGGCGCTCACAGCCCCCACGGCCGAAGAAGTCGTCAAGCGCTTGCTGACGACCTCGCCAGCGCAGGAGTCCAGCCGTATACTCGTTCATGCGGGCTTGGCGATGGGCAGTGAGAATGCCGACATTCCCGCTGCCCTGCTTCATCGCCGCCAATCGGCAGAACTGAAACTGCGAGACCGGTTCGAAAAGGCGAAACGGAGTGGCGAACTCCCTGTGGACGCTGATGCCTCAGGGCTGGCGAGCTATGTGACGTCGGTTCTCGGCGGCCTCGCCATGAAAGCCGCGGGCGGCGCGCCGCACGACGACCTACGAGAGGGTGCCGAACAGGCGATGGCTGCCTGGCGGGCGATCAGCGACGTTGCGGCCGCCGCGAGCGCTTCAACGAGGGGATCGACGCCGGCCGATCAACTTCGCGAACCACGAAAATTCAGTGCTGACGCAGCGCTCGATGCCGCCATGAAGGTCTTTTGGACCAAGGGTTTCGCGGGCGCGTCGCTAAATGATCTGACCGAGGCCATGGGAATTACCCGCCCAAGCCTCTATGCCGCATTCGGCAACAAAGAAGCGCTCTTCTTCAAGGCCCTCGAGCTCTATCAATCCCTTCGAGGGGACTACATGGCTAGAGCGCTCCAGTCTCCGACAGCGCGAGGCGTTTTCGAAGCAATCCTGAGGGGGACGCTACGCACCCAACTGGCGGAGGGACAACCGCGCGGCTGCCTCATGGTCCTTAACTCAATGCCGGGCGGCGATGAGGCGCAGGTGATCCGCAACGAGATCCTCAGGCGCCAGGCCGTCGGGCGCGATCTCCTCGCCGCCCGGTTTGAAAGGGCCAAGATCGAGGGCGACCTACTGCCCACCGTCAATATCGACGGCCTTGTGCGCTTCGTCCAATCCATGATGAACGGCATCCTCATGCAGGGGGCGGCAGGGGCAAGCCGAAGCGAGCTTGAGGGACTCGTCGAGAGCAGCTTGGCTATGTGGACCGCATCCGCCCGATTACCGATCAGTAAAGATTAG
- a CDS encoding DUF982 domain-containing protein: MAALDGRKSPDEAREKFETALKSAQLN; this comes from the coding sequence CTGGCGGCTCTTGATGGTCGGAAATCCCCTGATGAAGCACGCGAGAAATTTGAGACGGCCCTTAAGTCGGCTCAATTGAACTGA
- a CDS encoding DUF1236 domain-containing protein, whose amino-acid sequence MKNFILAAALVAVASGAFAQQPTAAPPDKAVDFVSRQPMPANPVQVSEKIALGQPIPNNLVLSPIPDTPNFAFAIVNQKRLIIDPKSFVVVRIVE is encoded by the coding sequence ATGAAAAACTTTATCCTCGCCGCCGCCCTTGTTGCAGTGGCCAGCGGCGCGTTTGCTCAGCAACCTACGGCGGCTCCACCCGACAAGGCGGTGGATTTTGTCAGCAGGCAACCCATGCCGGCCAATCCTGTCCAGGTCAGCGAGAAGATTGCGCTTGGTCAGCCGATACCAAACAACCTCGTGCTGTCACCTATTCCGGATACGCCGAACTTCGCCTTCGCGATCGTCAATCAGAAGCGGCTGATCATCGACCCCAAGTCCTTCGTGGTGGTTAGGATCGTTGAGTGA
- a CDS encoding Rossmann-fold NAD(P)-binding domain-containing protein, with protein sequence MMVSVHPGTVRTKLSDPSQGHKMVSAEEAAISIIDTLDRLPADPSGSFVVYDGTEMLW encoded by the coding sequence ATGATGGTCTCGGTCCACCCCGGCACCGTCCGCACGAAGCTGTCCGATCCCTCGCAGGGCCACAAGATGGTCAGTGCCGAGGAGGCCGCAATCTCGATCATTGACACTCTTGATAGGTTACCAGCCGACCCGTCGGGCAGCTTCGTCGTCTACGATGGAACCGAGATGCTATGGTGA